The Mangifera indica cultivar Alphonso chromosome 8, CATAS_Mindica_2.1, whole genome shotgun sequence genome has a window encoding:
- the LOC123223731 gene encoding glycerophosphodiester phosphodiesterase GDPD1, chloroplastic-like, with amino-acid sequence MALKAVHVSDVPSLDQVPENASVSLFSSRFSTGVEMNSNRGSFKIPKFLVVGHRGHGMNLLQSSDQRMKAYKENSIVSFNSAAKFPIDYIEFDVQVTKDDCPVIFHDNFILSEDNGSVFEKRVTELSLSEFLCYGPQKEPGKKGKTLLRKTKDGKIVNWNVETDDSLCTLQEAFQQVDPSLGFNIELKFDDHVVYQQDYLIRVLQAILKVVFEHAKDRPILFSSFQPDAALLVRKLQSVYPVFFLTNGGTEIFYDVRRNSLAEAIKVCLEGGLQGIVSEVKGVFRNPGAVSKIKEAKLSLLTYGKLNNVPEAVYMQYLMGIEGVIVDLVQEITESVTDMIKPPKVDEDGEKLNEGDGDREVKTKPEFSQKELSFLLKLIPELIQL; translated from the exons ATGGCTCTTAAAGCTGTCCATGTCTCCGACGTCCCTTCTCTCGACCAAGTCCCTGAGAATGCTTCTGTTTCTCTCTTCTCCTCTCGCTTCTCCACAG GTGTGGAGATGAATAGTAATAGGGGTTCGTTTAAGATACCGAAGTTCTTAGTTGTGGGGCACAGAGGGCATGGAATGAACTTGTTGCAGTCCTCTGATCAGAGAATGAAAGCTTATAAAGAGAACTCCATTGTTTCTTTCAACTCTGCTGCTAAATTCCCTATTGATTACATCGAATTTGACGTCCAG GTGACAAAAGATGACTGCCCAGTCATTTTCCATGACAACTTCATCCTCTCTGAAGATAAT GGTAGTGTTTTTGAGAAGAGAGTTACAGAACTAAGTTTATCAGAATTCCTGTGCTATGGACCCCAAAAGGAACCAGGAAAAAAGGGGAAAACTTTgctgagaaaaacaaaagatgGGAAAATTGTGAACTGGAATGTTGAAACTGATGACTCTCTTTGTACTCTCCAAGAAGCATTCCAACAGGTGGACCCTTCTTTGGGCTTCAATATTGAGCTGAAATTTGATGACCACGTTGTCTACCAACAAGATTATCTCATCCGTGTTCTTCAAGCCATCTTGAAG GTGGTATTTGAGCATGCTAAAGACAGGCcaattcttttctcttctttccaaCCAGATGCAGCCCTCCTTGTTAGGAAATTGCAGAGTGTCTACCCA gttttctttttaacaaatgGAGGGACAGAAATTTTCTATGATGTGAGGAGAAATTCATTAGCGGAGGCTATAAAGGTGTGTTTGGAGGGAGGTTTACAAGGGATTGTTTCCGAGGTTAAAGGAGTCTTCAGAAATCCAGGAGCAGTCAGCAAGATCAAAGAGGCCAAACTTTCCCTTCTCACCTATGGcaaattaaa TAATGTACCTGAGGCAGTTTACATGCAATATTTGATGGGAATTGAAGGAGTGATAGTTGATTTAGTTCAAGAGATAACAGAGTCGGTAACCGATATGATTAAGCCACCAAAGGTGGATGAAGATGGTGAGAAATTAAATGAAGGAGATGGGGACAGGGAGGTGAAAACAAAACCAGAGTTCTCACAGAAGGAGCTTTCATTTCTCTTGAAGCTCATTCCTGAATTGATACAGCTTTAA